The proteins below come from a single Mya arenaria isolate MELC-2E11 chromosome 6, ASM2691426v1 genomic window:
- the LOC128237552 gene encoding uncharacterized protein LOC128237552: MSARRNGPPKEYPDPLSADGWRITSSRKLPTKRSLGKETYGSIYQEKLVQDLADTVQGVETQTECPWTSPLDMFSFTAQNASLKEQLSQKEVQVEELQSALSSKCCEIQILKQLVGI, encoded by the exons ATGTCTGCTCGAAG AAATGGACCACCTAAAGAGTATCCTGACCCATTATCAGCTGATGGCTGGAGAATAACATCTTCAAGAAAACTCCCCACAAAGCGGTCACTTGGAAAGGAAACTTATGGCAGCATTTACCA AGAAAAGCTGGTCCAGGATCTTGCAGACACTGTACAAGGAGTAGAAACACAGACCGAATGTCCAT ggACATCACCTTTggatatgttttcatttaccGCTCAGAATGCTTCCCTAAAAGAACAATTGTCACAAAAAGAAGTCCAAGTTGAAGAATTACAGTCTGCACTTTCATCAAAGTGTTGTGAAATTCAGATTTTAAAGCAACTGGTGGgaatataa